The DNA segment ATTTTTCTAGCAGGTTGTAACTATTCATCAGAAGAAAGTAAGAATGGCTTTTTCGGACAAACTTTTATAAAACCAATGGAAGGTTTATTACATTGGTTTGCAAGTATATTTAACAATAACTTTGGATTAGCCATCATCGCAATTGTACTTATTGTCCGTTTTATTATGCTACCATTTATGTTGGCACAAGCTAAAAATGGTCAAATGATGCGTAAAAAAATGGATATTGTTAAACCTGAAATGGATGAAGTTCAGGAAAAAGTAAAACGTGCAAGAACACAAGATGAAAAAATGGCAGCAAACCAAGAAATGATGGAAAAATATAAAGAATTTGATATGAACCCAATGAAAACTATGCTTGGGTGTTTACCATTACTTGTACAAATGCCTATTTTATTTGCACTCTATTCAATTTTAAAGTGGCCATCAGGAGATTTAAAATCACATTCACATTTCTTATGGTTTGATTTAACACAAACAGATATATTAATGACAATAATCGCAGGTCTACTCTATATTGTTCAACCACTTGTAAATTTAGAACAAATGCCGAAAGAACAAAAATCTATGGGTTATATGATGATGGTGATTTCACCAATTTTCATTATTTTTGTATCTCTTCAATCACCTTCAGCCTTAGCATTATATTGGGCTGTCAATGCGGCATTCCTTGTAACACAAACGTATATTGCTAATAAAATTTATTCAAAAGTTGCTACAGAAGAAGCTGAAAAATTACGTGCCAAAATTGATAACAAAAAGAAGAAAAACAAAGGCACAAGAAATAAAGGTAAAACAATTAGTACGAAAAAGAAATAACTTTAGCATACTTAAATAGATAAAAAACCCACTAATGTAAATACATTAGTGGGTTTTGTCATTTTTAGCTTATTTGAATAATACACCTAAAACTCTGAAGAATGATTCGATTAATTCTGGTAAGCTCGCTGTCATAATTGTCGCCCTCCTTTCTAAATGGTGATTTTTAATTATTTATAACTCAATTTAGTTAACTTGTTCACTTTTAACTAAATCTTCAGCAATTCCATGCCAAAAATCTCTTAATTCAGCAGTAGTTCTCGCTGTATCCGTAGAATCTTGTCCTACAAAGTCTACGTGGTCCCAATTATGTTTGATTGGAGTAACTTGCCAGATACCTTTTTGGATATCATCTGTAGCATCTGTATATGCTTGATTAAATGGATGTTGTCCAGAAATAGTAGAAACAAGTCCATCATTAACACGCCATTCAGGATCATCTGCTTTACCAATAACATTAGCTGTTAACGCATGTTGGAAAAATAAGTTGAGATCAGCTTTTTGACGATCGAATAAAGATTTATGTGTTGATTCACCAGTATACGTTTTATAAACGATATTTGGATTTAATGAAGTACGTTGATTAAGTTCATTCGCACCTTCACGTGTTAGGTCGTGTAACGCATTATCTGTTGTTTTCCAGATTCCACTTTGCTCAGCTCGTTGCATATATTCAATAAATGATTCACCTTCGCGTTGTTTAAGGCCCCATTGACTAAGACCGAAGTCTACATTAGAAGCTGAGGTACTTCCTAATTTAATATAATCATAAAGGACTTGTCTGATGAATGCTTCATTTCCTAATTCATCTGCAGCAAGTGTACCACTATGTGGTGTCGCTAAAGTCGTAATACTAGAAACCATATTATCGTGACCACCAGCGAGTAATGGTGAAATTTCGCCGCCATGTTCCTTCTGATATTCGATTTCTTCTTGACTACCATTTCTTAATAATTCTTCTAATTGACGTACAGTTTGTCCGCCCATACTATGCGCTACTAAGTGTACTTTTTGACCTGGTTGCCAATCTTTGTATACACCTTCATATGTTTTACCATAACGATCGTGTCCATATTTCGCAGCATGTGCAGCACCGTAATCAACCGTTCCACCTTTAATGTAGTAATATAATTCAATCGCACGATCATAGTTACTACCAAACGCACTTATACTTGCTTCATGTGTTTCATATCCATTACTTTCTAAATCTTCACGGATATTTAATTTATCTCCACCCCAATAGTGAGTCATGCCGATTGGGTTATTGTCATCTGTATAGCCGTTAAAGCCATGCACTAAAATGATTGGGTCTTCATTTTTATATTCACCTTGTTTTGCAGTTTTGCCAGGCTGAACGTCAGTTGCTTCTGCAGTTGTGTTCGATGATTGATCACGCGTTGTAGCTACTGCATTTTCTTTTAATGTGCTTAGCGCTTGATCTTGTTCTTTCTTATCATTGTTAACAGGTGAAGTCGTACTTGGTTGTTGATTTTCTAATTGATTTAGAGAGATAGGATTACTGTCGTTCGAAGCATTTTCACTTAAATTTGTGTTCGATTCTGTTAAGTTATTGTCTTTAACAGAATTTGTATTTTGGTCCTCTTTAGATGGTTGGACTTCTTCAGAGGTTAGAACCTCTTGTGTTGTGCTGTCTTCTTCTGTACTTTGTTCAGATGTCTTTGGCTCTTCTTTTGTTGCGTCATCTTTTTCTGTGCTTTGTTCAGATGATTTTGGCTCTTCTTGTGTTACGTCATCTTTTTCTGTGCTTTGTTCAGTTGATTTTGGTTCTTCTTCTGTTGCGTCATCTTCTTCTGTTGCGTCATCTTCTTCTATGCTTTGTTCAGATGTCTTTGGCTCTTCTTGTGTTGCGTTATCTTCTTCTGCGTTTTGCTCAGATGATTTTGGTTCTTCTTGTGTTGTGTTATCTTCTTCTGCACTTTGTTCAGATGATTTCGGCTCTTCTTGTGTTGCGGCATTTTCTACTGTGCTTTGTTCAGATGATTTTGGTTCTACTTGCGTTGTGTTATTTTCTTCTGTGCTTTGTTCAGATGATTTCGCTTCTTCTTGTGTTGTGCTAGTTTCTTCTGAATTTACATTTTGCTTTTGTTCTGATTGTGTTGCTTCATTATTAGAATTTGTCGCGGTATTAGAAGTGGGAGTGTCTTCTAATTGATTTGTTTTCGTTGAATTTTGTTGAGTGTTTTCATTTTCTGCAGTTTCGTTACTCGTAACTGACTTGGCTTTTTTATGTATCTGTTGCGTTTCGCCAGTTGGGTTTGCATCATTAGTTTCAGCAGCATCTGCATGACCCACACTAAAGAATAAAGTACCAATTAATATTGACGCTGCGCCCATACTATATTTACGTATACTGTATTTGTTTTGCCTTTTTTTCATAAAAAACACCTCTAATATTCATTTTTAATTGTAGTAAAAATTCCTTTATACAAATAAATTTAAAATTAAGCGGGGTAATAACTCGAAAAATTTACCGAATAGTTCTTTCATCTTACTTCCTCCTTTTATGTAAACGCTTTCACTCATAAAGATAAATTTAATTTGCAGGAAACATATTTTTACTTATAGCATTTCCTACAAATCAATCAATCACAATAATTTTGTAGTTAGGATTATAAACATTGTTCACCAATTTGTCAATATTTCAAAAACAATTAATATTTTTATTTAAAATATATATAAAAGAACCTACTTTTAAATAAAATAGGTTCTTTTTTCTTTTCTATTCAGGTTTCGCCTTTTGAGCATGTCTCATTGCTTTAACTTCCTCAGGAGTTGTTCTATTTTGAATTGCCTCTTTTTTTGTTTCTTCATCTCCACAAACTACATAATCTAGTTTATTTTTTAGTGCATCGTAACCCTGTTTGGCTACTTGAACTTTATCATTTTTATTTTTCTCGTCACCAAAAAATGTGTTATCCATTCCTGCATTGTGATGGAAATCTGTGTTAGTCGCACCTGGAAGCATGGCAGTTACATTTACGTTTTTCTCTTTTAACTCTACTCGTAATGCTTCAGAAAACATAAAACCGAATGCTTTAGATGGTCCATATACTGTTTCATAAGGTGTGGGTAGAGTAGCAGATAATGATGAAACGATTAAAATATCTCCTGATTTATTTTCTACCATATGCTTAGCTACACGCTTAGCCATATGAACTGTGCCCGAAATGTTGATATCAATTAAACGTAGTTCATCTTCCAACTTATTTTCCAAGAAGGCGCCTCCTAAACTGATACCAACATTGAGTACAGCCGCATCGACTTTTCTACCTTTCGATTCAACAAATTTCCAAAAATTTTCCACCCCTTCATAAGTAGAAGCATCAGCCTTATATGGATATGTTTTCACACCAAGTTTTTCTATTTCTTTAGCAGAATGATAAATTCTTTCACTCGAACCTGACATTGCTATATCATAATTATCTTCTGCAAATAGTTTAGCCAATTCAAAACCTAAACCTGAACTTGAACCCGTTATTAACACTAATTTTTTATTTATCATCATATACATCCTTTCTGAAATTTGTATTATTAATATACAGCTTAAAGTCTACTTTATAGCAAGGATTTTATTTATTTATATTTGAAATGTTCTTTCTTGATAGAGCTTGTCCTTTAAAGGTTGGTTTTATGTTGATAAAAATATTTAATTTATACTTGAAGACAAACTATTCCAAAGTGTAATTTTACTACAAAATATTCGTTTACATTTCTATTAACTATCAACCCATAAACATACGGATGGCACCACACTCAAAACATAATTATTTATTATTTCACGTTCCATATCATTTCCTAACTATTTTATGAAAAATATAATCATCATCGAATTATCAAGTAAAGTAGTATTAAATATAATACCAAAATTATCAAATTAGTAATAATACTTAGTTACAGAATATGAAAATAAATGAATATCATATATTTACACTTATCTATAATTTTAATCACCTTCTGTTAAAATTCTAGTCAACAAAAGCGAATATTGGTAATCTTATTATAAGATTTTTAACTTTTGTGAATTTTGAATACGAGGATGGTTTTTTTATGCAATATACAATAAAAGAAGTTTCAGAAAAAATGAATCTCCCCGCACACACAATTAGATATTACGAAAATGAAGGTTTACTCCCTTTTTTGAAACGTGATGAAAATGGCTATAGAATTTTTGACGATAGTGACTTAGGTTGGTTAGAGTTTATTTCATGTTTAAAAATTACAGGTATGTCTTTAGAAGATTTACGTAAAATAATTTTGTTAACGTATAATGAAAGTGAGGATTTTGATTCAAGAAGAAAAATTTTGCTTGAACATAGAGAAAAATTAAAAATTCAACAAGAAAATTTGAACAGAGCATTTAATAAAGTTGAAGTGAAACTAGAATATTTTAATCAGTTAGAAAAGCAATATAAAAATGACAAATTCAATAATTAATATTGCATATAAAATAATTGTTAAATATAAAATATACCGATGATTTCTATAAAGAGGTCCATAGAAAACATCGATATATTTAACTCTACTATTTATCACTTAATAATTATTTTTATACTTATGCGCTATTTTTAGTTGCAAGTTTCTTCTCTTCACTATTTGATACAATGAGTGCGCAAGCTGCGTCACCAGTAATATTTACTGAAGTTCGGGTCATATCTAGCAGTCTATCTATGCCCAATATGATACCTATAGCAGCTGGATTTAAACCTACAGCATTAAGTACCATCGCCAACATGATTAACCCAACACCAGGCACACCTGCTGTTCCTATTGAAGCGACAACAGCTACGATTACAACAGTAATTAATTGTCCCAATGATAGCTGAACTCCAGAAATTTGGGCAATAAATATGGTTGCTACACCTTGCATAATCGCTGTACCATCCATGTTTATCGTGGCACCTAAAGGTTGAACAAATGAGGCAATTTCAGGTCGAACCCCCATCTTTTTGGTGCATTCCATCGACACAGGTAACGCAGCATTTGAACTTGAAGCACTGAACCCTACTGTAATAGCAGGTATAAATGCTTTAAAGAACTTCATTGGACTATAATGGCCTAACAATTTGACTGCTGTACCATATACCACAAAGAAATGTACAAATAACGCAAGTAACACAACAAAGAAATACATTCCTAATTGCTGTATAGCTCCGAATCCGGCACCTGTAAAAGCATGTGCGACTAAACCAAATGTTCCTATTGGTGCAAACACATTCATAATCATTGTAATGATGTACATCAGGACCTCATTTGTTTGTTCGAAAAATTTATGAACGATTTGTGCTTTAGACCCAACCATAATAATTCCAATCCCTATGAAAATAGCGAAAGTAATAATTTGCAGCATATTTTCATCCGTCATAGCTTTTACAGGGTTTTTAGGGAATAAATCTATTAATGTTTGGTCAAAAGTTTGGTTTGTAGCTTCTCCTCCACTATCTTTTTTCAATGTTTGTTCATACTTATCGACATCTTTACTCTTAAATAAATCTGATTTCCCTTGTCCAGGTTGAAATAACATCGCTAATAGTAAACCGATAGTAATCGCAAGCGCTGTTGTAGTTAAAAAGAATGTAATTGTTTTTAATCCTATACCTCCCAATAATTTAGGATCACCAACTCCTATTACACCTAATACAATTGATACAAAAACAATAGGCACCACTAACATAAAGATCAAATTCAAAAATATTTGACCTATCACATTAAACACATATTTATCCAAGCCCCCAATAAAACCATTTTGGATAAACAAGTTACAAATAGATCCCACAACTATCCCTAATATAAGTGCGATAACTATTCTTAACGAAAGATGCTTTGTTTTCATAACAACACCCCCCTATGTTTTATTAAATATAATTATATAACACAATTTGTTATTTTACACTATAATTTTCAGAAAATTTAAAAAACAGCTATGTATTTATTAGATACATAGCTGTGAATTATATTAATTTATTTTCCATTGCGTAAATCGCTGCTTGTGTACGATCTGTTACTTGAAGTTTTGCAAATATATGGCTGACATGCGTTTTTACCGTTTTTTCTGAAACAAATAAAGCTGAAGCGATTTCTTTGTTAGTTTTCCCTTTAACCATTTCTGCAAGTACTTCCGTTTCACGTTTAGATAATTTATTTGTAACATGTGGTTTCTTACTTACTGAATCAATTACACTTTGTGCTTGTGGATGTATGATTTTGTTGCCTGACACCACTTCTTTGATGGTCTGTATTAACTGTTCAGGTTGCACATCTTTCATTTCGTAGCCATCTGCTCCTTTATCAATCGCTGAAATCACATGTTCATCATCGACATAACTCGTCAGTACGAGAATTTTTATGTCGGGGTACTTTTTTTTCAAAATTTCAGTGACCTCAATACCATTCATTCCAGGCATAACTAAATCTAAAAGTACGATATCAGGATGTGGCTGCGTTTCTAAATATTTTAAAAATGATTCACCATCTGAAAATCCATCAATCACTTCTAAATCATCCACAGTAGAAAGCAAAAATTCTAAACCTTGTCTTACGATATGGTGATCATCTACTAATAAAATCCGATACATGTTTAACTTCCTTCCTATTACTTTAATGGTATATCTAGATGAATGTGGGTACCTTGATCAGGCGCTGTATCAATAGTTATTTTCCCATGAATGACTTTCACACGTTGTTTCATATTATTTAAGCCGTGCGATTGTAAGTCAACTTGATCTTCTTTAAAACCTGTCCCCTCATCTTCAATATCCACGAGTAAACGATGTTGTTGTTGATTAAGTTTTAGCAGTATAGTCGATGTGTGACTATGTTTTTTTGTATTATTCATCGCTTCTTGAATAATGCGATAAATGTTTTCTTCGATAATGTTAGGTAAATCTATAAGCCCTTCCACTTGAACATTTATTTCTAAATTGAGTAACGCACTATATTTGTTTACAGCTTGCACTAAACCATGTTCTAAACCAACTGGTTTCAATTGCCAAATTAAAGCACGCATTTCACTGACAGCTTGTTGACTTGTTTCTTCTATAACATGAAATGCTTTTTTAGAAACATCTTCTTGTGTCATTCCTAATGCTGCATGTGCTGTCAATTTAACTGAAAATAACATTTGGTTAACAGAATCATGTAAATCTCTCGCTAATCGATTACGCTCACTAATACGTGCAGCTTCTTTTTCCTGATCTGTGAGCAAGATACGTTTAATCGCTGAACCGATTTGAAATGCTACCGATTCTAATAATTCTAGATTTTCCTCACTATAATGTGTAGTATGTGGCGCCGCGACATTCAGTAAACCATATTGTTCGTCTCCGGATTTTAAAGGCACTGTCGCATGATGTGTTACGCCATCTGTTTCTTCATGATATGCTTGATTAGCCAGATTGATGCGCGAACAGTTTATAATATTAGAGGCTTTCGTTAACTTTTTATTTTGATATGCTTGTACACACCAACATGAACCTTCACACATGTATTTGCTATTTTGCTTTGTTAAGGCACCTGGTAAGGAAACGTCTGAAACGACTTCATGTTCGCCCGCTTCATCGATAAAAAAGATCCAACCTGTGGTAAAATCACTCCCCTTTATTAATGACTCCAAGGCACCTTGTAACATGCTATACGTTTCGGTTTCTTCATTTAAAAATTCAGCAATATCTTTTAATAATGCTAAGCGTGTTGGTTTTTGCATTTAACCAGTCCAATCTGTCTAGTAAATTCATTATAATTATACAATCTAATCCTTTATTTTAAAAACACTCTAATTCTATATTCATTAATATTTGAATTGGAATTGAAGATATTTTTAAAATCGTATATATGGTATGATATGAATGTAAAATTCAAGGAGGATACTATGAAATTTGAAATCCCAGAACAATATAATCAACTTACGTTGAGAAAAATTTTCCAACAACTTCAATTACCTAAAAAAGATTTACATCAGTTGAATATGTCTAAAGAAATTACAATTAACGATGCGCCAGCAAAGCTAATGTCTTCAGTAAACACTGGTGATTCAGTTTATATACCAACACCTGAGGAAGAAAGTAATTACGTGCCAAGTTATCGTTATGCAAAGATATATTATGAAGATGAGCATTTAGCGATTGTCTTAAAACCTAAAGGTGTAAAAACACATCCAAATGATTTAAAAGAAAGCAATACTTTAATGAATCATCTCATCTATACAATGGATAGTAAATATGTAGAACCGATTCATCGATTAGACCAAGAAACTGTTGGATTACTGATCGTTGCAAAAAATCCATTAATGAAGAAAATATTAGATAGAATGTTAGAAAATAATCAAATCGCCCGTATCTATAAAGCGCATGTACATAGCCTTTTACCTATCAAGGCTCAAACTATTGATAAACCAATTGGTAAAGATAAATTTCATTCCAACCGTCGAAGAGTTTCTGAAACTGGCCAAACAGCCATCACGCATATTCTAGATTCCAAGATGATTAAAGAAGGCGTATGCGAATTAGATTTAAAACTTGATACAGGTAGAACGCATCAAATCCGTGTACATTTAGCTGAAATTGGACATCCGGTCATCGGTGACCCACTTTATGGTGATTCAACTTTAAGAAAGCTACAACTAAATAGTTATAAAATAGAATTTATTCATCCTTTAACAAAACAAGAAATTTCCGTCAGTTTAGATGATGAAAAATAACAAAACACTTTCGAACTACACATCAAATACGATGTAGTAGTCGAAAGTGTTTTTTAATTTATATAACGAATAAAATAAAGAAACTATTATTTTGGTTCTACCATATTTTCAGGTTTAATCCACTCATCGAATTGTTCTTCAGTTAAATAACCTGATTGAATAGCTGATTCTTTTAATGTTAAACCTTCGCGATGTGCTTTTTTCGCAATACTTGCTGCTTTTTCGTAACCGATGTGAGGGTTTAAAGCAGTTACTAACATTAATGATTGATTTAAGTAGTTATCAATATTTTCATCAATTGGTTCAATACCAACAGCACAATTATCGTTAAATGTTTGCATACCGTCAGCTAATAAGTAGATAGACTGTAACGTATTGTGCAAAATAACTGGTTTATAAACGTTTAATTCAAAGTTACCTTGTGAACTTGCGATACCAACTGCTGAATCGTTACCCATAACTTGAACAGCTACCATTGTAAGCATTTCACATTGCGTTGGATTAACTTTACCAGGCATGATAGATGAACCTGGTTCATTTTCAGGGATTGAAATTTCCGCAAGACCCGCTCTTGGTCCTGAAGCTAACCATCTTACATCGTTAGCAATCTTCATTAAGTCTCCAGCTAATGCCTTTAATGTACCATGTAATTGAACAACTTCGTCATGCGCAGTAAGTGCGTGGAATTTATTTTCAGATGATACGAAAGGATATCCTGTATTCTCAGCAATAAATTTAGCAACTTTGTCACCAAACTCAGGATGTGCATTGATTCCAGTACCTACTGCAGTACCACCAATAGCTAAGTTTAAGATATGCGCTTTAGATTCTTTTAATAATGTTTCACATTTATCTAACATATAACGCCAACCACTGATTTCTTGTCCTAAACGGATTGGTGTTGCATCTTGTAAGTGCGTACGTCCAATTTTAATGATTTCGTGGAATTTCTTTTCTTTTTCTTCAAAAGTGTCACGTAATGACTTTAATGCTGGTTCTAATTTAGATTCCACTTCGTTATATAAAGCTACGTGCATCGCTGTTGGGAAAGTATCATTAGAGCTTTGTGATTTATTCACGTCATCATTCGGGTGAATAGATTCGTCGCTACCTTTACTCTCTAAATATTCATTTGCAACGTAACTTACAACTTCGTTAACATTCATATTACTTTGTGTACCACTACCAGTTTGCCAAACAACTAATGGGAAATGTTCATCTAATTCACCATTTAAAACTTTATCACATGCATAAACAATTGCATCTTTTTTAGCATCTGATAATTTACCGAGCTCATGGTTAGCTAAAGCTGCACCTCTTTTTAATTGAGCAAAGCCATATACTACTTCTAATGGCATTTGTTCTTTACCTACTGGGAAATTTCTTTTACTTCTTTCAGTTTGAGCACCCCAATATTTATCTGCAGGTACTTCAATTTCACCAAAAGTATCATGTTCAATTCTTACTGACATATATAATTCTCCCCTTCATTAACTTAAGTTTACACTTAGTATATCATTAACTATTTTAAAGGGGCAATTGTAATATGTAGCGTTTTCATAATCATCGTAATTTAATTTTTACTATAAAAAAATTGAGTCTGAGGCAAAAATAGATGTCTCAGACTCTTTATCAATTAGGTAGGAATTCGAAAGCCCTATTAGAACGTTCAATTTCTCCTAATTATTTTCTATCTTTTGTTATCGTCACCCCATCAAATTGGGCTTTTGCAGCTTGAATGATGCCAATAGCGGTTAAAATTAATAAGATTGCACCAATCACCATTAGAACGGGACTAATCGTAATTAAGAAACCTAATATACCCGTTAAACTTTCATAGAAACCATTTAATGGTTTAAATAGTAACACTGTCACAAACATACAACATAATACACTTATAATGACACCTGTGCGATTACTTTTTACAAATGTAGAGGCGTTCACTTGATCAACGAGACCTTGTGATAAATTAATCTGCATTTGTATGACTTTAAATAGTATCGGGAGATAGATTGCACCTATTGCCATTGGAAATCCTTTTATAGAAATTAAATTAACAATAAATGCTGCTATCATCGTATACTTCCAATAATTTTTAAGCATTTATAATAAATCTCCTTAATATAAATAATATTATCATCATAACATATTCAAATTTCTTGATGATATGTTTTATTGTTACAAGCATAAAAAAGACCTCATGATGAATTACTAACTCATCATGAAGCCTCATTTAAGAAATCATAAATCCGAACGTACTTCTGAATCATGCGTTTTATTTAATTTGTCTTCATCATTTTCTTCAGAAATTTGTTCCATTTCTTTGCCAAGTTCTACAACATCATCGTAACCGTCTACCATTTCATTTTCAGTATCAGTATGTTGATGTTCATTGTGCTTGTCAGTAGTCATATTAACACCTCACAATTTTTACTTATGCAAAGCGTGCTGTGAAATATTGTTTAACGTCTTCAGGTAAGCCTTCTGCAGCTGCTTTATCAAGCACTACGTTAACCATACGGTGTGCTTTTAAATCTGATGGTTCAAAGCTTGATTGACCGTTTTCTTCATATAATTTATGCACAACTTCTTTTTTGTCATGACCAGTAACGACTAAGATTACTTCACGAGCTGAGAATAAACCTTGCTTAACACTAATATCTAATTTACCATGTGAATCCATTGAAAGTACTTGTGTAATTAATTTACCTTTATTTTCTTTTGTTTTCATTTTGTCTTTGATAAATGATTCAGTATCTTCACCGAATGAAACGTTATAAACTTGGCTTTCAGGTACGCCTAATGCAGAAAAATATGATTTTTTATCATCATAATCTAAAATGTTTACTTGACTGAAATCAACTGCATGTCTATCAACATTTTTCTTTAATTTATCTAATACAGGTGCACTTTCTTTTGCAAGGTGGAAACCTGCGATTGTTGTTGGATTGTTATTAAATTGTTTTCTTAAAATGTCTGCAGTATATACAGCTACGTCATGTTCATTTTCTAAAACTTTAAAATTCATTGCCATATCGATTTACACTCCTCTTATTCTTTTAAGACACGTTATAGTATTATTTTTATACATACCCGTATCATTGTATAAGTAAACTAATTAGAGTCAATTACTCAAGTCTACGAATTAGCCATTTAAACTACTTACTTTCATTATACAAATTTAAACTAAATATTTCATTTATTTATTAACTTTTATTTCAAACTTGGAAAATCTTGCTGTCTTAAAACTTCATATATAATTAAAGATGCAGTATTTGATAAGTTCAGAGATCTAATATTATCATTCATTGGAATACGTAACGCAGTATTATTATATGCGTCTTTAACCCAATCAGGTAACCCTGTCGTTTCTCTTCCAAAAATAAAATAATGATCTTGTTCCACATCAGAAAAGTCAAAATCTGAATAAATATGATCGCCAAATTTTGTGATCAAATAATAAGCTCCTTCAGTATCTTCAAAGAACGCTTCTATACTTTCATGATAAGTGATATTTACAGTATCCCAATAGTCTAATCCTGCACGTTTTAACATCTTATCATCTGTGCTAAAGCCTAATGGTTTAATTAGATGTAGGTTTGTATCAGTACCTGCACAAGTACGCGCAATTGTTCCGGTGTTACCAGGGATTTCTGGTTGAAATAATACAATATGATTTGTCATTTTTGTTATTCGCTCCTCATTTCAAGCCCTTTAATCATTTCTTGTTGGACTTCTTCTAACTCTTTATCATAATGTTGATTAATAAAAGGTCTGGCTGTTTCTCCTTGTATTTGCCCAATCGCCCAATATGCTGTGCCTCTAATCATCGGGCGTGGGTCATTGATTGCCACATCTTGTAAATCCGGGATTGCTGATTCTTCATTAAAGTGTGCTAATGCGATTATAGCATTACGCTGTATAGGTTTCTTTCCACGCCATGCACCTGCTAGATGTCCATACGTATTTTTAAACTCTTTGTTACTCATTTTCAATAATGGGACAAGTCTTGGTTTCAAGATCTCAGGTTCTA comes from the Staphylococcus hsinchuensis genome and includes:
- a CDS encoding 6-phosphogluconolactonase, which translates into the protein MAMNFKVLENEHDVAVYTADILRKQFNNNPTTIAGFHLAKESAPVLDKLKKNVDRHAVDFSQVNILDYDDKKSYFSALGVPESQVYNVSFGEDTESFIKDKMKTKENKGKLITQVLSMDSHGKLDISVKQGLFSAREVILVVTGHDKKEVVHKLYEENGQSSFEPSDLKAHRMVNVVLDKAAAEGLPEDVKQYFTARFA
- a CDS encoding GAF domain-containing sensor histidine kinase, encoding MQKPTRLALLKDIAEFLNEETETYSMLQGALESLIKGSDFTTGWIFFIDEAGEHEVVSDVSLPGALTKQNSKYMCEGSCWCVQAYQNKKLTKASNIINCSRINLANQAYHEETDGVTHHATVPLKSGDEQYGLLNVAAPHTTHYSEENLELLESVAFQIGSAIKRILLTDQEKEAARISERNRLARDLHDSVNQMLFSVKLTAHAALGMTQEDVSKKAFHVIEETSQQAVSEMRALIWQLKPVGLEHGLVQAVNKYSALLNLEINVQVEGLIDLPNIIEENIYRIIQEAMNNTKKHSHTSTILLKLNQQQHRLLVDIEDEGTGFKEDQVDLQSHGLNNMKQRVKVIHGKITIDTAPDQGTHIHLDIPLK
- the trmL gene encoding tRNA (uridine(34)/cytosine(34)/5-carboxymethylaminomethyluridine(34)-2'-O)-methyltransferase TrmL; the encoded protein is MTNHIVLFQPEIPGNTGTIARTCAGTDTNLHLIKPLGFSTDDKMLKRAGLDYWDTVNITYHESIEAFFEDTEGAYYLITKFGDHIYSDFDFSDVEQDHYFIFGRETTGLPDWVKDAYNNTALRIPMNDNIRSLNLSNTASLIIYEVLRQQDFPSLK
- a CDS encoding RluA family pseudouridine synthase, which gives rise to MKFEIPEQYNQLTLRKIFQQLQLPKKDLHQLNMSKEITINDAPAKLMSSVNTGDSVYIPTPEEESNYVPSYRYAKIYYEDEHLAIVLKPKGVKTHPNDLKESNTLMNHLIYTMDSKYVEPIHRLDQETVGLLIVAKNPLMKKILDRMLENNQIARIYKAHVHSLLPIKAQTIDKPIGKDKFHSNRRRVSETGQTAITHILDSKMIKEGVCELDLKLDTGRTHQIRVHLAEIGHPVIGDPLYGDSTLRKLQLNSYKIEFIHPLTKQEISVSLDDEK
- a CDS encoding SAS053 family DNA gyrase inhibitor; the encoded protein is MTTDKHNEHQHTDTENEMVDGYDDVVELGKEMEQISEENDEDKLNKTHDSEVRSDL
- the fumC gene encoding class II fumarate hydratase, yielding MSVRIEHDTFGEIEVPADKYWGAQTERSKRNFPVGKEQMPLEVVYGFAQLKRGAALANHELGKLSDAKKDAIVYACDKVLNGELDEHFPLVVWQTGSGTQSNMNVNEVVSYVANEYLESKGSDESIHPNDDVNKSQSSNDTFPTAMHVALYNEVESKLEPALKSLRDTFEEKEKKFHEIIKIGRTHLQDATPIRLGQEISGWRYMLDKCETLLKESKAHILNLAIGGTAVGTGINAHPEFGDKVAKFIAENTGYPFVSSENKFHALTAHDEVVQLHGTLKALAGDLMKIANDVRWLASGPRAGLAEISIPENEPGSSIMPGKVNPTQCEMLTMVAVQVMGNDSAVGIASSQGNFELNVYKPVILHNTLQSIYLLADGMQTFNDNCAVGIEPIDENIDNYLNQSLMLVTALNPHIGYEKAASIAKKAHREGLTLKESAIQSGYLTEEQFDEWIKPENMVEPK